One Candidatus Schekmanbacteria bacterium genomic window, TGTCAAAGACAGGAAAATTGTTGCCGGCGGCGGAGCCACTGAAATAGAGCTTGCGCGCCGCCTCCATGCCTACGCTAAAACTCTTGGCAGTCGTGAAAGTCTTGCTGTTGAACAATTTGCTTTAGCGCTTGAATCAATCCCAATTGCACTTGCAGAAAATGCAGGAATTGACCCCTTTGATGTTCTAACTGAGCTTCGCTCAAGCCACGATCTCGATAACTACACTTTTGGCATAAATGTCATTGAAAACAGGATTGAAGATACTCTAAGACTTGGGATAGTAGAACCCTTGCGTGTAAAACTTCAGGCAATCTCCTCAGCAACTGAGGCCGCAATAACCGTCCTAAGAATTGATGATGTAATTGCTGCTAAAAAACCCGGCGAAACGGCTGCAAAAATCAGTAAAATGACCGACTATGAGTAACTCCCATACTTTTTCTCTATTTTCTCAAAAAGTGAAATATAAAAATCATCAGGAAAAAGAGCAAAGTTTACTGCAAGCCTCCCCCGACCAATAGTTTTCATAAGCTCTAGCTCCCCCCTTTCCCTCCAAATAGAGCTTTCAAAAAGAGATTCAAATAACTCTCTCTTTCTTCTCACATAATCACGAAAACGTTCGTATTCTTCCATGCCTAAACTATCAATTATTACCTGTTCATCGCCTTCCTCAAAATCATGGACTACCCGTTTAGCACAGCTTTTGCCATGAGTTTGACTTAATGCTTTTTCAAGATAAGCCATATAAGATTCATAACCCTGCATAAAAGCATCTCTTGTCAAAATCTCTTCCATCCGCGAGGTATAATCTCCTCTTATGGAAAGAAGCTCTCTTGCAATCAGTCCTAACTTCCGCCGGTCAATCCTGTCAATATTGCAATTTTTTTTAAGAGCCATTATCCTCTCAATAACCTCCTCAATTCTTTCAACTCTTTCTTCAAGTTCATCCACTGTTGCCATTAACCTGTCTTTCAAAACTATTATAAATAGTTTTTTCTTGTCAAATATATGAAATTTAAAGTTTTTGAGGATAATACAAAGCTCGTAACGGAATTCGGAGCAAAAAAAATAGATGGAATAAAACTTCCAGACTTCTATACATTTTCAAACGGTCTTGTTTATTCCCACAGAGATTTTGACAAATTTTTTTCAAGATTAATCAAAGGGGAAAAATCAGCCATAGTTTCTGGGGTTAATGCTTCCGGAACCTTTCACATTGGGCACAAAGCTGTCTTTGACACAAACCTCTTTTTTCAAAAAAAGTATGGGGTTGAGGTTTTTGTCCCAATTAGTGATGACGAGAGTTATGTTTCAGGTAAGATTAACTCTCAAGAAGAAGCCCTAAAAAACTCGCTGAAGCTTGCACGTGAAGTATTAGCCCTTGGATTTGATCCAAACAAAACCCATTTTATAATTGACCAGATATATACAAAAATCTACAATTTAGCAATAAGGTTAAGCAAAAAAGTTACCTTATCTGAAGTAAGAGCAACATATGGCTATCGCTCTGAGGATAATATAGGGCTCCATTTCTATCCTGCGGTTCAAGCGGCACATGTTTTATTTCCTGCCATAGAGCGTGGAATAAAAAATGTTCTTGTGCCAATTGGTCCAGACGAAGACGCTCACCTAAGGATTGCAAGAGACATCGCATCAAGAATCGGGGAAAGAAAGCCAGCCGTTCTTCATTTGGTTTTTGTCCCGGGACTTGACGGCGAAAAAATGAGCAAATCAAAAAACAATGCAATTTTTCTAAATGATGATGAAAAAACATTAAGAAAAAAATGCAATAAAGCTTTCAGCGGGGGAAAAAAAACAATTGAGGAACACAGAAAATACGGGGGCAATCCGGAAGTAGACATACCATTCAGATACCTCTCAAGCTACTTTCTAACAGAAGATGATTCTAAAAAAATAGCTGAAAAGTACAAGAAAGGAGAAATGTTATCAGGCGAAATGAAAGACCTTCTTTTTGATAAGCTAAAAGATTACCTAAAAAACTTCCAAAAAAATGTTAGCAAAATAAAAAAATCAGATTTAGAAAAGTCAATTTTAAGGTAAATTTAAAATAAGCGCCACAAACCCTCCGTAAAAATCAACTGCATTTAGTAGTGAGTAGACCTATAAAGAAAAAGATAGTATGC contains:
- the trpS gene encoding tryptophan--tRNA ligase codes for the protein MKFKVFEDNTKLVTEFGAKKIDGIKLPDFYTFSNGLVYSHRDFDKFFSRLIKGEKSAIVSGVNASGTFHIGHKAVFDTNLFFQKKYGVEVFVPISDDESYVSGKINSQEEALKNSLKLAREVLALGFDPNKTHFIIDQIYTKIYNLAIRLSKKVTLSEVRATYGYRSEDNIGLHFYPAVQAAHVLFPAIERGIKNVLVPIGPDEDAHLRIARDIASRIGERKPAVLHLVFVPGLDGEKMSKSKNNAIFLNDDEKTLRKKCNKAFSGGKKTIEEHRKYGGNPEVDIPFRYLSSYFLTEDDSKKIAEKYKKGEMLSGEMKDLLFDKLKDYLKNFQKNVSKIKKSDLEKSILR